In the Methanomassiliicoccales archaeon genome, TTTTGCACGCTTTTTGAGGTCTTAAGTCTCATCTACTTCTCTGTAAGCTCTTCGACTTCCTCTTTTCCATGCTCAAGTTCCTCCCTCTGCTCCAGATCATACTTTAGGAGCAAGGCTTGGAACTCTCCGACATGTGTTTTCTCTTCCTTTGCTACATCCAAAAGGACTTTTCGGATATCATCCTTTTTAACCATCGAAGCCAATTGCTCGTAAAGTGAGATGGCATCCAGTTCAGCGATAATGGCAAGGCGTAAGGCCTCTTTTTCTACGTCACCCTGCTTGATTTTAGTAATGTCTATTGTTGGTTGCGAAAGCACGAACTCCACTCCTTGCAGGAGTGAAAGCTAGCAATGCAAAAAAATCTTTGCAGAAGTCTATTGGAAAAACAGAATTATTTATCGCGAGCCTTTTTGATTCGAAAGATAAATAAAAAATATATGGCAGATGGCAAACCTTCGGAGAATTGGAAGTTCTGACCTGCAGTGCTTCACTAAAACGATTAGTTAAATCCTATTACTTCCTTATCATGTGCATCTAATGAATCAAAGCATTCATCGAATGCTCATTATCATAAAGGCAGCCATATTAACATGCCTCAGAGAAATCTCAGGCATGATGCTGTTGCCTCACCGAAGATATTGAAATAAATAAAAATATCAATCTAATTATTTAATCCAATGGTTGGACTATTCTACCTTTTTAACCTTCTTATATTCCTTCCTATCTAATTTTTTCAACTTGCCATTATCGAAGGCCCATTTATAAAATTCGAGTTCGGAGGGAGCGATTGCTATCGTATCACCCGATCTAAGTTTCTTTCTAGTAGTCCAATCAGTGAACCCGCTCACTACGCGATACACCTGGGCTTCGGTAAGATATTCCTCTTGACGCCACACGCCCTGCATCTGCGAATAGGTCCCGTTGAAAAACCTTAGCATACCACCCCGCAGCTCCGCCACTCGATTACAAATCGCATCTAGAAGGTAACGGTCATGCGTTACGAGTATCAGAGTACCAGGATATTCCTTCAGCGCTTCTTCCAGGGCCTCTCGCGATGCCACATCAAGATAATTATTGGGCTCGTCTAAGAGCAATAAATTCCGCTGTTCGCATATAAGCAGGGCAATAGCGACCTTAGCTCTCTCCCCACCGGACAGCTTCTCTATCGGTGTCTTTACCTTTAGATCATCGAAAAGAAGTTTTGCCAATATAGATCTGGCTGCGGCTCTGTCATCTTTTCCCAGAACTTGTAACAATTGCTCCTCGGGCGTCAGGCGTTCGTCCAGCCCATCATGACTTTGGGAGAAGTAGCCTATTTTAGCGGCGGGAGAGATCCATAGCTCCCCAAGATATGGCAATTCCCCATTGAGTACTTTAAGCAGACTAGTCTTTCCCGAGCCGTTGGGCCCGAAAACGCCTAATTTGTCACCTAAGTTAAGCTCGAAATCAACCATGTCCAAGATTTTTTGCTTACCTCTCGCTACAAGAAGATTTTTGGCCCTGATGAAGGCTTTGCCATGCTTGTCCGCTGTACTGATTTGAAAGCTAATACTTCCTTCTTCACGAATCGTCTCGACAGGGGTCAAGCGCTCTGCTCTTCTGATCATGGCTTTGTGAGCCCTTCCATAGCGATTGCGCAGATGCTGCTCCTCCGCTGCTTTCAATAAACGATCGCGCTCGTGTCTCAATTTTTCCTCGGCCAATCTTAGCTTCTCTTTTTCCAACTTCTTCTTTTCCACAAAATCGGAATAATTTCCTCGATACTCACGAAGTTTTCCATCATCCAAATCCCATATGGTAGATACCATGCTATTCAGGAAATAACGGTCATGGGACACTACCACCAGCGCTCCTTTGTATCTTAATAGGAATTCCTCCAAGGCCTGTGTGCCTTCGATATCTAAATGACTGGTAGGCTCATCGAGTATCAACAGCTCAGCATCTTCAGCCTGCATCATCAAGCGCGCCAAGCGCATCTTGGTCTGTTCCCCACCGCTCAACCCTTGAAATGAACTGTTCCACAAATTGTCCGGGATTCCCAGTTGCTGCTTGGCTCTATTTCTAAATTCTTCCACAGAATGGTCCTTGCCTGATGCCAATTCCTCCAGCAGGCGATCATACTCCATCACTACCGTGTTCATGTCAATACTGGTATCGGATGCGGCTTGCATCATCAACTGCTCCAGCTCTTCCAAGCGAGCCTGCTTCGCCTTCTGCTTAGGATCGAGACAGAAATCCTGAATAATGCCCTCCTCGGATTCAAACTGCGGGAGATATCCTATTTTCGATGTGCGAACTTCGATTTCCCCCGTATCTGGTTTAATCTCCCCTACGAGTAAGCGGAGCAGAGTGCTCTTCCCAGAGCCATTAGACCCTACTAATCCGATGCGATCCCCTGGCTCAATGATGGCTGTGACCGACTTCAACACATCTTTCTTCCCGAATGACTTTGACACTTCACGCGCACTTAGAAGCACATTCCTAGCATTATTTGCCCCTTAATCATCCTTTTCTTTACCAGCCGCAAGAACATACACAACTTTATGATCTTGCTGGACTGCTAGTATTTTTCCTTCTTCGATTAGCTGTGCCAATGCTTTCATGGCCAGCTCGGCATTCTTATTCCTCGGCACATTTTCGAGGGCGATTTGACCTCGTTGTCTAATCGAGGTCAGTATGAAATCCTTGGCTATTCTAAGGCGTCGGACCTCGAATTCTTCTTCTTGAATGATTTTCTGCTCCGCGCGTGCCAATGGGTCTGCTGCAGAAGCCTTCGATGATTTCATTATGGTGCCCCAAGTAGAGTCAGAATTAATCGCGTCATTAGATGTCATTACTCTAATTTTTATATCCTTCATGCTCTGGTTTCTTAACCCTTCTGATGATGGCTGTGATGCTTTCTTGTCCTCAATTTCAGAAATTTGGATTTCATAACCTGATTGAGGCGATGCTGGTAATGTAGATTCCAAAGTTGCTGTTTCCTTCGTCTTAATATCCTTTGTCTTATCCTGAATATGGGATAGAATGCTCTTTTGTCTCTGGCTCAGTACCGTAAGGGCCATATCAGAGTGCAAGAGCTTAGACTCCAATTCCATCATCCTTCGGCGCATTTGTGAAATATTTTTCTGCGTCTGTCTCCATGTGATTGCGCTGCGTACAAGGGCAAATGGTATAAAAAGACCTAAACCTAGAAACGGCAATATCAATGACCAATTTATTTCGGTTCTTATCTCCACCTGCTCTTTCATGCCTAAGATTTCGATGTCGTAAGAACCTTCTCCCAAACCCGTGACTTCGAAACGTATCTCTCCCTTCTCAAGAGGACCTAAAGAAACTTTCTCGGACTTAACTGGCTTCCCATTTATGAATAGAGTGATATCCCTGGTCCCATTAATTTCGCCGACGTTGATAAGGGTAAGGACGACAGATACCACATCCCCTGACTTCCTCACCAATTCGATTGGCCCCCAGAAAACTTTACTGCTGGATTCGATGCTCAGCGCGGTGGGAAGGAGATATGCTGCTTGCTGAGGATCGAAGGATGCGATGATTGCCATCTCCCCTCCCCTATTGAAATAGGCAGAACACTGCCCCACACGCATGACATCGCCCATGGATGGCGGTAATGGGGACCATTCGCCCTCACTGAATAGATAAATCCCGATCATCCTTGTGACTGAGGGCAATAGACTAGGATCATAGCTCATGATCAAAGTCAAAGGACCATCCGCTATTCTCCCCGAGACTCTTTGACCATTGCAGTATGCGTCGATGTTTATTGCGGAGCCGATGATGGCCATTCCTTTAGCGGTCGACCGGCTGTTTTCGGATCTCTTAATCATGATCGAATCCAAAGGAGTTATAGCTCTGGTGTCATCATATGTCCATAACCGCGTCCCTACCGCGACCAAAACGGCTACGCTTCGATCCTTGGACTCGGCTAGGAAATTGTCCACAGCCCTGCCTTCCGAATCCAATAGAATGGTATTGGGATTACCCAATACATTCATCTTCATCCATGCCATCCCTGGGCGTGGCGGGGGCATATCCCCTAGGAGATAGTTGATGTTGAAGCTTAAGCTATCACCCTGCGCTTCATTCTGGGGTTGATATGTTTCCTCAAATTCCCAATACCAGACAATATCTACCGTGGCTCCCGCTCTAACATTCAATATCCAAACGTAGGTGGCAGAGAATGCTGATGATGGGAATTGACGGATGCTACAGGGCATCTGCAAGTTGGTGGTAAGGCCTCTGGCCTGTACCTTGAACTTAAGATAATCATCCAGATGAGCGCCGTCCCCTCCCCAATCGCTTTCGGTGATAGCCGTTACCCATATAGCAATCTGTCCATCCAGGGAGCCTTTGTTTCTTAATTGAACTGTTCTAGTCCCTAGATCTCCCGGTTTGATGTCCTTGACGGAGAATGGGGTAGCTAACCCCTCTCCGATTTCCAGGTCGATGTATGGCTCTTGGGCTGAAACCGAACCCGACGCTAAAAGTACCCAGCTGCTGGCGAATAATATGATAATGAAGAGACAGGATGAAATCCTTGGTATGCCAAATGAACTTAACCTGGCCTCAGAGATAATGCAACCTCACCTCCATGAGCAAAGGCGTGAATCGGGAATCATTGGTTGAAAGGTATGCGCGCCATTGCAAGTATCGACCTGATGACAAAACATAGGCAACTTGAGGATTTGTGCCTAATTCCAGCCACTCTGATTGTGGTTGGCCTCCGACTAAACGATCCGAGGATCGAACTTGAAGCTTGATCCCGGTGCCTGCAGGAGTGCTCGAGTCCCAAAACACACCCACGAGTGTGGTTCCTTCCGAGCCTGTATCCCAAACGGAAGAGGTCATTGAGCCAGAAAGCAGTAATTTTTTAGGGCTTGAGGCCAAAGCAGCGCCTTCGGCCACTTTGGCAGGAAGGCTAGCGCTTTGCGACCAAACGTCTTTATTCGAATCATACACATAAGCTAGTGAAGTGCCATCTCCTATCACAGCATAGACTTTACCCGGGTGCATGAAGGCAAGACTGGCCCCTAATCCAATGGCTCTTGGGAGAGGGGATAAGGAATTCCATGTATCGGTTTCTATACTATATTTCCAAAAATGCGGGGAATTGTAACCGCGGATAACATAAATGCTGCCCGCACCGTCATAGGCCATTGCTGCCCCACTACCAATCGTTGAAGGCGCACTGGACAGAATGGTCCATGAGTCCTGTGACGCATCATATCTGAGGAAGGTAGTCGTCCCTCCACCACACAGTACATAGATATGACCCATCCCGTCCGCCATCAGACAGCCCCCGAAATCGATTTGCAGAGGTGTAGGCGCAAGTTGAAGCCAAGCATTTAAGGAAATGCTGAAGCGCCAAAAGCCATGTTCTCCGCCCCCCTGGATGAGATAAAGATTTCCAAAACCATCATATGCTAAGCCTCCGCCCGCTTTCACAGAAGCAGGCGTGCGAGGCAAGTTTGACCAGGAATTGGTCAAGGCATCATATCTCCAGAACTGGCGAGTGCCACCTTGAGTCGCATAAAGGTATCTGTTCTCATCACTAACTAGAGAGCTGCCCTCATTCTTCAGGGATGCAGGAGCGTTGGTCAAGAAAGACCAAGTGGATGAAGTCGTGTTGTATCTCAGGAATTGATTTGAATTCGAGCCTCTAAAGGCATAAAGAAATTCGGTTTTGCCCTGAAGCATAACGTTGCCAGGAGATGAGTTCACGTCCAAGTTCTCCATAGTATTTGTCAGGAAGTCAGCAAGCGTTGTGTGGATCCATGCTTTGGTTCCAGAGGCAGAAAGGGAAATTTTGGTTGTTTCAGTATCTATGCAAGATGCAGAGGTTCCTAATACGCTCAAGAAGACCAGTAAAAGACTCATCATGATGGACATAGCGATTTTAATCTCATTGAGTGCTGGCAACATCCACATCTTTCCTTTGTTTAATCATTCAAGATTTTCCCGGCCAATAATGGCTATAAGGGCATAGAGCAGAGTTTCGAGATGGATTTCATCTCACGAGCTTAATCCGCACATTTCCACCTCGCAATCGAAGCCATGGAGTTGGGATCTGCTGCAAAACCCCTCTTCTCTAATCCTATTGCTCGCTCCTCGGACAGTATTTATCATTCTTGTTCTACGACTTCCATTTGCGCTGATCCTTCTTAATTTGAATCTCCTATGTGCTAGCTCATTTTCGGATATCCTCTAGATGCAACCCCCCCTTTTCTTCTCTATTATTAAATTGAAATGGGTGGACCTTTCGATCCCCCCCGTTAAAGGAATTACACCTGTTGCAAAACGAACACGATGTCGAATGTCACCGTATCTCCCATAATTTCATTGCCAACGGTAGTGGGCACACTGTAATATATCCCGATATTGACAGTTGCTCCAATGGCCATCTCTCCATATGTCACAGTGGCGCCATTGAAGGCGTTAAGCTTTCCCGACCAGAGCAGACTCTCACCAGCATCCCTTAGTCCGTTGGCATTAGCGTCAACGAATATCTCGATATCGACGTTGGAGCTGAGATCGCCTGGCTCTGCGGTATTCGTCTCGGGCTCGTAATTCATTCCTTCTGCATCGACTAAGTTCTGACCGGAAATCCTCAACTCCGCGACGATAGAACCCTGGTTCTGAACCTGAATGTAGGAGCTGCCTGAGCTACCTGGGACCATATTGATGAAGCTGATTGGCATAGAACCAGCGGTGCCCAGAACTAGATCTAGGCTACCGGCGCTGAACTGATTTCCAGAGCTCGTCTCCGTGTCGCTGAAGTATGCATAGGCACCGCCAGCGATTAAGGCGGCGGCAAGCATAGCTCCGATCGCCAACATCACCATCCTCTTTTTCAACTAGTTTTCCTCCTTAATTTATTTTAGTGAATCTATGATTTACAAAGGATGTTTATAACCTAAATGACCTGATTATCAATTGTGATTTCAGTTTTTAAAATAAGCTGGCATTATTTCTATCATAAGTGATTATTAAATTTTGAGAATGACCTTCTCGATTTGTTATATAGTATGATAACATAAAATAAAAACAAAATTTGAGTCTCTTCAAGATTCAACAAATTATTTCTTTAATATCTAAATCGAACCTCTTGCCTTCGATTTTGATGAAGATAGTTCTGCTTCGTCGATTAAGGGAAGAGATATTGAAGCTAGAAGAACATTTCTTCTCGTATGGGCCGGATGACGCATCTATATACGCGCATAATCAGGAAGACCTTTGATAAGCGCTTCTTCATGGCCAAGCTTACACGCCTGCCTATCCTTGGTCAGGCCATGGAGTTTGCTTTCTTCGAGGACGATGACATAATCATCCTTCCAAAAGAGAAGGTGGCCGAGAAAGCGGTGTCGCGTTCCAGGACCATTGAAATTAATATTCGAGCTGAGCCTGAGAACGTAGTTCTGCCTTCAGCGGTTATAGAGTACTTCGTGTTACGATCTAGATACATATTCATCATGGACAAATGCATGTGCCGAGATGCCAACCATTGCGAGAATTATCCAGCCAGTCTGGGATGCGTTTTTTTGGGAAGAGGCGTCTTGAAAATCCCTAAGGACATGGGTAGGATGGCCACACCAGAGGAGGCCCTCGAACATCTGCGAAAGTGCAGGGAAGCAGGCCTTGTGCATCTGATAGGACGTGACAAGATCGATTCCGTCTGGCTAGGTACAGGACCAAAGGAAGACCTTCTGTCGATCTGCTCTTGCTGCGAGTGCTGCTGCCTATGGAAGATGTTGCCAGAACTGAACGAGAGCATTAATGCCACCGTGACACGCATGCCTGGAGTGGAGCTGATAATCGACCAAGATAAATGCGTTGGATGTGAAAAATGCGTTAGGGAAGGAGTGTGCTACGTCTCTGCAATTTTTATAAAAGAGGGCAAAGCCAGAATCGAACTAAATCTTTGCAAGGGATGCGGTAGATGTGTGGAGATTTGTCCCAAACAAGCCATTGAGATGCATATCTTGGAATCGGACTTTCTACAACGAACGATAAATAGAATCCAACCTTTGGTGAATGTCTCAAAACCATGAGTTGCGATTCTATTATACTAATCTATCGTGTGGCTTCTATTGATTTCATTCGTTCTCCTTCTTAGTCAGAAAAAAAAGGTGAGACGGGGAATGGATTTAAGAGATCGCCATTCCCCGCCACTTTATCCTTTTCTAAGACCTCACCCTTCTCATTTGCACGGACTCGAATACCTGCACGAAGCCAGCCAGGATGACCAAAATACCAGCTATGTAAACCACTGTGGTAAGTGAGGACTCTGGATAAGCGAGGAATATAACGCCTAACACAATGGCGATCAATCCTGTCGCCACGGCCATCCACTTACCGTTGTCGCCATAAATCGTATTCATATTCTCTGCAGGGACCATGAAAGCGGCAACTATCTCGAAAATGCCCCAGATTATCGCCCAGATAGCTATGAGTATCCAGCCCGCGATGAGGACATAATATGGTGTGAGTATGGCCAATATCCCGATGATTATGCTTAGGATTCCAGATAGGATAAAGAGCCATTTCGCAGACTTGGCCTCGGGGGCAGACAAGCCGAATACCGCCTGAATAAAGCCCAAGAACAACATCATTACACCAAATACAATAACCACTATCCCTACGGTTATCTCAGGATACACAATTATCAGAATCCCAAGGATAACCAGTAGAAAGCCTCCAAGCATCCGCCACATCCAATTATTCTTTCCACCATCTACCACATTCTTTCCTCCAATGTTTTTTGAAGTCAGGCTCCGACACAACAAGCCCCAAGCCAGCTCAGCATAAGTTAGAAGTATTTTATTATAAAAGTATCGTTAAAAATCCCAGGTTTTTCGTTAATTTAATTCTTAACGGCTTGCAGATTATACTTAACATACCAAACATTGATATATGTAAAAGCCTCTGAGCAACTGGAGCCTGGGATAAATTTGGGCGAAATTAATCATCTGAACAGAAGGTCTGGTGGAAAGCGTAGGAATTTTGAAGAGAAAACGTATAAGAAGGATTATACTCGCGTGGCAATGCTAAATGTGAGGCGTCTTAGCGGCTTCAAATATGATGTCAAGGAGATTCTTAACGGTTCCAATATCGATTCTGCTTATGCCTCAGCCCTTTTGGCCAACATCATCGCTAAGGCATCCAGAGTATCTATATCCGAAGCTAAGGAGTACGTTCGCGGGGAGTCTTTGAAAGGTTACTATCAGAAGGAAGTTTCTGACGATATCTGCTCCCTTCTTGACAGGTATGCGAAATATCGCTGAAAGTCTGAAGATTTCTTATTTCTTCAAAGGCTCGAAGCTGAGCTTCTTTCCCTTATAATTGGCTCCTTCCATGGCCTTCATGGACTTTAGGGCAACATCCTTGTGCACTTCGACAATGGAATGCTGCTCACCCACTTCTATGTGCCCAATAGCGAGATCGCTTATTCTCGCTTTTTTGGCTACCAGGTTGGAAAGGTCAGGTGAAGAGACTTTGTCCTCCTTTCCCAGATTTATGCGGAATTTCACCATGCCGAAAATGTCCGAAATTTCATCGAAATCCCAGACTTTTCTCACTCTCTCCCTACCATGACTTTCTGGTACATTCACCTGGACTACTCCGACACCGCTGAAGTCCTTGATCTCCTTAAGGAGGTGTTCTTCTTGCGAGGTGACGAAGGTGATCGCCTTTCCCTCTTTGCCTGCCCTTCCAGTTCGGCCTATGCGATGCACATAAACCTCTGGATTCTCAGGGATGTCATAATTGATGACGTGAGTCACTCCCTCTATATCCAATCCCCGAGCGGCCACATCCGTGGCTATGAGGACCTTGATGCGATCGTTGCGGAAGTCCTCGAGCACCTTCTCTCTCTTAGCCTGGGTTAGGTCTCCATGAAGGGCCGCTACTGGATAACCGTACGACCCGAGGGCCTTCGCAAGGATGTCTACCATTTTTTTGGTTTGACAGAAAATCATAGCCTTTGGCTTCTCTGAATCGAGGATGCGGCATAGCGCCCATATCTTGTTCTTCCTCCCGATGTTGATATAGACCTGCTGCGTATTGGGCAATACTAGTCTCTCCTCAGAAATGTTGACCTTCTCTGGATCATTCATTTGCTCCGCTGCCAGTTCCTTTATTTCCGAAGGTAAGGTGGCTGAGAAAAGATACGTATTGCGCTTCTTGGGGAGCTTGGACATTATGTAGCGGATATCGTCGATGAAACCCATGTCCAGCATGCGGTCGGCCTCATCCAGGACGAGATGTTTTATGTTGCGAAGGTCAAGCGTGCCCCTCTTTATGTGGTCAATAATCCTTCCTGGTGTTCCCACAACTATATCCACACCTTTACGTAATTGCTCGAGCTGCGACTCTATTGACGCCCCTCCATACACTGGGAGCACTTTAAGGTTCATGAATTCCCCCAATCTTTCCAGCTCTTCCGAGACCTGTATCCCCAATTCGCGCGTAGGCACCAAGACCAATGCGCTTGGAGTCTTGCCTTTAGATATTTTTTGCAACAGAGGGATGCCGAAGGCAGCGGTCTTTCCGGTACCAGTTTGGGCTTGCGCCATGACGTCCTTGCCCTTCATGATTAAAGGTATGGTTGCCAGTTGCACCGGTGTAGGCTCTTCCCAGCCTAATTTCTCAATCGCCTTCATTATCCGAGAATCTATTCCCAAGGATTCGAAACCCGCCATCTATTTCACGCTTTGCTAGTCCACCATCTTATATCAAGCCTAAATGATTTGCCTTTAAAAGGAGATGTTACGATTTGACGATGACTTCACCGTATCATCTTCACCCTGCCAACGTAGAAATGTATCGAATCTCTATGGCTTGTCTCATCCTCGATGAGGTCGTCTAATATCTCCATCATTCTCTCTAGGCTTCCTTCTTTGACGTATTGCTTCAAATCTGAACGTAGCATGGCATGTTTTATGGCAGCATAAAGGTCAAGCATCAGTTGCTCATACCTCTCAAGCTCCAGAAGAGTGTCGAGCTCCGATCTGCCCCTGAAATCGAAAGAGACTGTAGGTAAAGGCGGAGCTTTGTACTCCTCAGGCAGTACGATCATCGCCAGCATTTCCTTAACCAAATTGGCATGTTTCTCCGAATCGGAAATCAGCTCGAAGAGGAGTTCGCGATAGCGCGGACTAGTCACGGCTACATATCCTTCCCATTCCGCTGCTGTCTCATATTCAGACTCTATCTGAAGAGCTTTGCTCAGCAACTTATGAAGCTCTTCCGCGCTGCGAATCTGCATCTCTCGCACCTGCTTTGGCGAAGGAGAGAAGGCGATATTTAGAGCCTTTCGGCTGAGACATCGCGATTGATTTTGAGATGAGGTGGGAGTCTAGTCAAATACAATCATTTTTTCTTCGCCGGCTTCTTTCCCTCCTTCAAGCCAGTAAAGAAGTCATGATGCTCCTCTTCGTCTTCCAATATCTCACGGAAGATGAAGGCTGTGGTGATGTCACCCTCCTCCTCGGCGTCTCGGATTATCTGCCTGTACATGTCGATTGCTTCCTGTTCGGCCTTTATATCGTTGTCCACCATTTCCCAGAATTCATCGCCCACCTCGATGTTGGCAGGCTTAGTGGTTGGCACACCTCCCAGATACCAGAGTCGCTCGGCAATTTTCTCTGCATGCTTCATCTCTACGATGGATATGTTCTTGAACTCCTCGCTAACAGCGTAATGCTCAACGCCTCTCCACTGCACATGCTGCCAAATGTACTGAATAGACACCTGGAGCTCTCTCGCTATAGCCTTATTCAACATGTCCAATAGCTTTTGTGATGCCATAATTATCCCTCCACGGAGACGTCTCCGCTCGTCATAAAATTCCAGCCATTCATTAATAAAGGTTGCTAAAAACGCCTTTCTGTCTCATTTTTCTTGAGAGCCCTCGGAGTGCCCTAAAGAGTCAAGATCAGAGTCCGAGGGGGGGATGATTCCACGTCGCTTCACCCACCAGAATGCTAGGAATGTGGCATTAACCGTGGCCATTATTAGCACTAATGAATACCATAACGCCAATGGGGCATCCATACCCGCGTATGAAGAGACGATGGTGGCCAAAGTGTTGGGCACCAATACAGCCGTGCCCAGGATGGTAAGCCATGCCACGGCGAGTGTCATGCGGTTGTTGAGCATCTGCAGCTGGTTATTGTAAATCGATTGCAGGACCTCCAGTCCTGAGGCCAAAACATCAGACATATGCTCAGCCAAGGAGATTTGGCGGTTGACGTCCTCGATCAATAAGCCGATCTTGGCTAGCACTTTGGGATTGTCTGTGATGACGTCCGCATCCCCATAGCGCAAGGAATTAAGGACATCATTGGTGCGCCACATAGAGTTGAGATACTCAATCAACGCATGCTTCATCTCGTATATATTGCGACCCAGCTTTTCCCTAGGAGCCTTGGGATCAGAGAGATACTCACTCATCTTATCCCCCTGATCTTGAATCTCGCGCAATTGCTCGAAGTTACGGTTGTTGTTCTCATCCAGGATGCGCACCAACATGTTGGTCAGCTTATCCTCGGGAGGCATGCTCTCTGGAAGCTTGCGTAGGAAGGTGTCAGCGTAGCGCGAAAATTGGATGAATCGCGTCACTCCTTCATTATGGATAGTAAGTATCAGATTCCTGCGTATAAGGATGATCAGATTGTAGGTTTTTATCTCCAAACCCATGATCCTCAGGGCTGGGACCATCAGGCCCAATTCTACATCGCGATCCTCGTAATTTGAATAGAATCCTTTCATCAGAGCGGAGACGATGGTATCACTGAATCCCAATTTCGCCGCCACTTCGGTGCCTTCCTTCTCCAGATCGCTCACGGTAAAATTTATCCAGGCGATACTGGAATTTTGTAATATATCGAGGAAATCCGAGGGCTTATCTGCCTGCATTTTTATCGGCTTTTGACCTATTGGCAGGGCCACGCAGACAGCCTTAGATCCTGATTGTGCCTGAGAGCTTAACCTCCTCTGCATGGCTGAGGGTTGCTCTAGGCTTACCCTTTCGTCCTGAATACCATTGGGCTGAGTCGCGAATATGCCTCCTTGAGCGCAAGGTATCGCATAGCTCCCTTGAATATTTCTCCCTTTTAGAATGGAAAGGAACCTTGATGAAAGGAAGGGAACATTGCCAATAAGATGAATAGAAAGTAACAAAGGATTTGCATGCTAATTGGTGCTCATGAAAGGATTCAAACCTATTTACGGTGCTTGGTCAGGTTTGTTGGGAGCCTTGGCCTTTGCTCTGCTCTGGTCTTGGGCCGTGGTGGCGGACGGTTCTTGGCAGTTTGGGGTGGACACACTTTCCGAGCTGGGGCGGATAGGTGGGGGAGGAAGAGACATCTTTAATTTCGGCGTGATTCTCGCCTCCCTTCTCTGGCTGCCATTCGCCCTAGGGCTGATGAAGATGCTTCCGTCAAGTTGGCTCTCGCGCATCGGAGGCTCGCTGTTCCTTGTCTCAGCGGCTTTCCTTTTTGCCATAGGTATCTTCCCCATCGACTCAGGTACGCCTCACACCGTGGCCAGCTGGGCCTTCTTCATTACCGCGCTGTTATCACTTCTTATGCTAGCCACTCCACTTTACCGTATGGAGGGGTTAGGTGTGATCCCTATGATCGCATCCATAACCGCGCCCATGCTATCCATGGCCTTCCTGGCCTTTACCTCAGTGCCCTTGGCCGAGGCCATAGCTGTGATATGTCTCAT is a window encoding:
- a CDS encoding CorA family divalent cation transporter; this encodes MLLSIHLIGNVPFLSSRFLSILKGRNIQGSYAIPCAQGGIFATQPNGIQDERVSLEQPSAMQRRLSSQAQSGSKAVCVALPIGQKPIKMQADKPSDFLDILQNSSIAWINFTVSDLEKEGTEVAAKLGFSDTIVSALMKGFYSNYEDRDVELGLMVPALRIMGLEIKTYNLIILIRRNLILTIHNEGVTRFIQFSRYADTFLRKLPESMPPEDKLTNMLVRILDENNNRNFEQLREIQDQGDKMSEYLSDPKAPREKLGRNIYEMKHALIEYLNSMWRTNDVLNSLRYGDADVITDNPKVLAKIGLLIEDVNRQISLAEHMSDVLASGLEVLQSIYNNQLQMLNNRMTLAVAWLTILGTAVLVPNTLATIVSSYAGMDAPLALWYSLVLIMATVNATFLAFWWVKRRGIIPPSDSDLDSLGHSEGSQEK
- a CDS encoding DUF998 domain-containing protein, which encodes MKGFKPIYGAWSGLLGALAFALLWSWAVVADGSWQFGVDTLSELGRIGGGGRDIFNFGVILASLLWLPFALGLMKMLPSSWLSRIGGSLFLVSAAFLFAIGIFPIDSGTPHTVASWAFFITALLSLLMLATPLYRMEGLGVIPMIASITAPMLSMAFLAFTSVPLAEAIAVICLMIWAVIVSSHIILLRR